Proteins from a genomic interval of Chanodichthys erythropterus isolate Z2021 chromosome 8, ASM2448905v1, whole genome shotgun sequence:
- the brd1a gene encoding bromodomain-containing protein 1 isoform X5, with translation MKRKSLPHKVSIPQRLPSPNRETLTYAQAQRMVELEVNGRLHRISIFDKLDIITDEDPMAQEIIKCTSNKENAEKHQQVLVRSARLRNNQQKKNAAVTAQKALVQDCTLPEPKFRTVDYNLPAIPRRPSTYYKYEEKTLEELNEEVEYDMDEEDYAWLELVNEKRKCEGLNQVSPNAFEFLLDRFEKESFLESQGQQNLQSLIDEDAVCCICMDGDCMDSNAILFCDMCNLAVHQDCYGVPYIPEGQWLCRHCLQSPTQPANCILCPNKGGAVKKTEDDRWGHVVCALWVPEVGFSNTVFIEPIDGVANIPPARWKLTCYLCKEKGVGACIQCHKANCYTAFHVSCAQKAGLFMKMEPIKELTDSGVPTFSVKKTAYCGAHTPNGSVKRPLTIYNDTKTNYSLCQSVDKKSNRIGLKKQKRLKNNEVDVVAPVPSVSVPSVSSERLNTILNQVSLQKKAEFGELILNYWTLKRQSRNGVPLNRRLQTSLHSQKNTQPKQSEEETRALKEQLKEWQRLRHDLERARLLLELIRKREKLKREEIMLQQTLMEIQLTPFTVLLRAVLDQLQEKDQARIFAEPVSIKEVPDYMDHIIHPMDFSTMSKRIDAQGYKYLDEFEADFNLIIENCMKYNGKDTFFYRAAVRLRDQGGAVLRKTRRDVQRIGFDFETGMHLLEQPKIEPSAPFSWEDVDRLLVPANREHMSFEEQLRELLEKLDLTTAMKSSPSRSRRLKLLKKIISDVRMELSLRKALPAVELKNAEEQAGHILQKGLSNGFGLNPEKELSSSRQLEPRRRCASESSMSSSSSIALNLPKCGKGKPALIRRNTVEDKSEIIACIESRNFAKAARIAAEVGNSSIWMPTSAATVILEPLKLVWAKCSGYPSYPALIIDPHMPRVGCQHNGVSIPMPPLDVLRIGEQMQYKSEEKLYLVLFFDNKRSWQWLPKSKMVPLGIDKTIDKIKMMEGRTSAIRKAVQTAFNRAMNHLSHVQDEPVSDLSDID, from the exons ATGAAAAGAAAATCTCTGCCTCACAAAGTATCCATCCCCCAGCGGCTGCCTTCTCCAAACCGCGAAACACTGACTTACGCTCAGGCCCAGAGGATGGTGGAACTAGAAGTCAACGGCCGGCTACACCGGATCAGCATCTTTGACAAGCTTGATATCATCACGGATGAGGATCCCATGGCACAGGAAATTATAAAGTGCACCAGCAATAAGGAGAATGCTGAAAAACACCAGCAGGTTTTGGTACGTTCTGCACGCCTCAGAAACAACCAGCAGAAAAAGAACGCTGCTGTCACTGCACAAAAGGCTTTGGTACAAGATTGCACGCTTCCCGAGCCCAAATTCCGCACAGTGGATTACAATCTCCCAGCAATCCCACGCAGACCTTCTACATACTACAAGTATGAGGAGAAAACATTAGAAGAGCTGAATGAGGAAGTGGAGTATGATATGGATGAAGAAGATTATGCCTGGCTTGAGCTAGTCAATGAGAAAAGAAAGTGTGAAGGTCTTAACCAGGTTTCCCCCAATGCCTTCGAATTCCTTCTTGACCGTTTTGAAAAAGAATCATTCTTAGAGAGTCAGGGCCAACAGAACCTCCAGTCCTTAATTGATGAAGATGCTGTTTGCTGCATATGTATGGATGGAGATTGCATGGACAGCAACGCCATTCTTTTCTGTGATATGTGCAACCTAGCCGTTCATCAGGATTGTTATGGTGTTCCGTATATTCCAGAGGGCCAGTGGCTTTGCCGACATTGTCTGCAGTCCCCTACACAACCCGCTAATTGCATCCTCTGTCCTAACAAGGGAGGAGCGGTCAAAAAGACGGAAGATGACCGATGGGGTCATGTGGTTTGTGCTTTATGGGTTCCAGAGGTTGGGTTCTCCAATACGGTCTTCATTGAGCCCATCGATGGTGTTGCAAACATCCCGCCTGCTCGATGGAAGCTAACCTGTTACCTCTGTAAAGAAAAAGGTGTTGGGGCTTGTATCCAGTGCCACAAAGCCAATTGCTACACTGCTTTCCATGTCAGCTGTGCGCAGAAGGCCGGTCTCTTTATGAAAATGGAGCCTATTAAAGAGTTGACTGACTCAGGTGTACCCACCTTCTCAGTAAAAAAGACAGCCTACTGTGGGGCCCACACCCCAAACGGCTCTGTTAAAAGGCCGCTTACAATATATAATGACACTAAAACAAATTACAGTCTTTGTCAGTCGGTGGACAAAAAGAGCAACAGGATAGGATTAAAAAAGCAGAAGAGACTTAAAAACAATGAGGTAGATGTTGTAGCCCCAGTTCCATCTGTGTCTGTACCCAGTGTTTCATCTGAAAG gTTAAACACAATCCTCAATCAAGTTTCTTTACAGAAGAAGGCGGAATTTGGCGAACTTATCTTGAACTATTGGACCCTTAAAAGACAATCAAGAAATGGAGTGCcactcaacagacgcctccaaacTAGCCTACATTCCCAGAAAAACACACAGCCG AAACAGTCAGAGGAGGAGACTCGCGCATTGAAGGAGCAACTGAAGGAGTGGCAACGGTTGAGACATGACCTTGAGCGAGCGCGACTCCTGCTGGAGCTGATTAGGAAGAGAGAGAAACTCAAGAGAGAGGAG ATAATGCTTCAGCAGACTTTAATGGAGATCCAACTCACTCCTTTCACAGTCCTTTTGAGAGCTGTGCTTGATCAGTTACAGGAGAAAGACCAGGCACGCATTTTTGCAGAGCCTGTCAGCATTAAAGAG GTGCCTGACTATATGGACCACATCATACACCCAATGGATTTTTCCACCATGAGCAAGCGCATTGATGCACAAGGCTACAAATATCTGGATGAATTTGAAGCAGACTTCAATCTCATTATTGAAAACTGCATGAAGTACAATGGAAAGGATACATTCTTCTACAGGGCAGCTGTTAGATTGAGAGACCAGGGTGGAGCTGTGCTCAGGAAAACTCGTCGAGATGTTCAGAGAATCGGCTTTGATTTTGAAACTGGCATGCACCTGCTTGAACAACCCAAGATTGAGCCATCTGCACCTTTCTCCTGGGAAGATG TGGACCGTTTATTGGTTCCAGCCAACCGGGAGCACATGTCATTTGAAGAGCAGTTGAGGGAGCTACTAGAAAAATTGGATCTAACTACAGCAATGAAATCTAGCCCGTCACGGAGCAGACGACTGAAGCTTCTCAAGAAAATCATCAGTGACGTGAGGATGGAGCTGAGTTTGAGGAAAGCTCTTCCTGCTGTTGAACTGAAGAATGCTGAGGAACAAGCTGGCCATATCCTTCAAAAAG GGTTGTCAAACGGTTTTGGCCTGAATCCGGAGAAGGAATTATCTTCTAGCAGGCAGTTGGAGCCTCGTCGTAGGTGCGCATCTGAATCCAGCATGTCTTCCAGCAGCAG TATCGCACTTAATCTTCCCAAGTGTGGGAAGGGAAAACCAGCCCTCATCCGGAGGAACACAGTGGAGGACAAGAGTGAGATTATTGCTTGCATCGAGAGTAGAAACTTCGCCAAAGCTGCTAGAATAGCTGCTG AAGTTGGCAACAGCAGTATTTGGATGCCCACTAGTGCTGCAACAGTTATCCTGGAGCCTCTTAAACTAGTTTGGGCTAAATGTAGTGGATACCCCTCCTACCCTGCACTG ATCATAGACCCTCATATGCCACGAGTGGGGTGCCAGCACAATGGAGTCTCTATCCCAATGCCCCCACTAGATGTGCTACGAATCGGAGAACAGATGCAGTACAAGTCCGAAGAGAAACTATACCTTGTTCTCTTCTTTGACAACAAACGTAGCTG GCAGTGGCTTCCTAAATCCAAGATGGTTCCTCTCGGTATTGACAAAACCATTGACAAGATTAAAATGATGGAGGGACGCACCTCAGCCATCCGCAAGGCTGTTCAGACTGCTTTCAACCGCGCCATGAACCATCTGAGTCATGTCCAAGATGAACCTGTTAGTGACCTCAGTGACATTGACTAA
- the brd1a gene encoding bromodomain-containing protein 1 isoform X3 — translation MKRKSLPHKVSIPQRLPSPNRETLTYAQAQRMVELEVNGRLHRISIFDKLDIITDEDPMAQEIIKCTSNKENAEKHQQVLVRSARLRNNQQKKNAAVTAQKALVQDCTLPEPKFRTVDYNLPAIPRRPSTYYKYEEKTLEELNEEVEYDMDEEDYAWLELVNEKRKCEGLNQVSPNAFEFLLDRFEKESFLESQGQQNLQSLIDEDAVCCICMDGDCMDSNAILFCDMCNLAVHQDCYGVPYIPEGQWLCRHCLQSPTQPANCILCPNKGGAVKKTEDDRWGHVVCALWVPEVGFSNTVFIEPIDGVANIPPARWKLTCYLCKEKGVGACIQCHKANCYTAFHVSCAQKAGLFMKMEPIKELTDSGVPTFSVKKTAYCGAHTPNGSVKRPLTIYNDTKTNYSLCQSVDKKSNRIGLKKQKRLKNNEVDVVAPVPSVSVPSVSSERLNTILNQVSLQKKAEFGELILNYWTLKRQSRNGVPLNRRLQTSLHSQKNTQPKQSEEETRALKEQLKEWQRLRHDLERARLLLELIRKREKLKREEIMLQQTLMEIQLTPFTVLLRAVLDQLQEKDQARIFAEPVSIKEVPDYMDHIIHPMDFSTMSKRIDAQGYKYLDEFEADFNLIIENCMKYNGKDTFFYRAAVRLRDQGGAVLRKTRRDVQRIGFDFETGMHLLEQPKIEPSAPFSWEDVDRLLVPANREHMSFEEQLRELLEKLDLTTAMKSSPSRSRRLKLLKKIISDVRMELSLRKALPAVELKNAEEQAGHILQKGDKSVPPKLEPSVSLLPLINTGSHSEPPTLKPIEPCPNKRQHQRDGISQPLNGLSHLQIEDSDVSVVATSTLAEPSSPVNRRTSVLFRKSKSTSPHKPMNDGETPKGSSQLGTKTFLSVVIPRLETLLHTRKRPRSASGDSSKDESPIKRLDTGLSNGFGLNPEKELSSSRQLEPRRRCASESSMSSSSSSIALNLPKCGKGKPALIRRNTVEDKSEIIACIESRNFAKAARIAAEKSRGNQQQINLPGFDVIPAPLVPNEDKQGPNTDMLQFKLHNNK, via the exons ATGAAAAGAAAATCTCTGCCTCACAAAGTATCCATCCCCCAGCGGCTGCCTTCTCCAAACCGCGAAACACTGACTTACGCTCAGGCCCAGAGGATGGTGGAACTAGAAGTCAACGGCCGGCTACACCGGATCAGCATCTTTGACAAGCTTGATATCATCACGGATGAGGATCCCATGGCACAGGAAATTATAAAGTGCACCAGCAATAAGGAGAATGCTGAAAAACACCAGCAGGTTTTGGTACGTTCTGCACGCCTCAGAAACAACCAGCAGAAAAAGAACGCTGCTGTCACTGCACAAAAGGCTTTGGTACAAGATTGCACGCTTCCCGAGCCCAAATTCCGCACAGTGGATTACAATCTCCCAGCAATCCCACGCAGACCTTCTACATACTACAAGTATGAGGAGAAAACATTAGAAGAGCTGAATGAGGAAGTGGAGTATGATATGGATGAAGAAGATTATGCCTGGCTTGAGCTAGTCAATGAGAAAAGAAAGTGTGAAGGTCTTAACCAGGTTTCCCCCAATGCCTTCGAATTCCTTCTTGACCGTTTTGAAAAAGAATCATTCTTAGAGAGTCAGGGCCAACAGAACCTCCAGTCCTTAATTGATGAAGATGCTGTTTGCTGCATATGTATGGATGGAGATTGCATGGACAGCAACGCCATTCTTTTCTGTGATATGTGCAACCTAGCCGTTCATCAGGATTGTTATGGTGTTCCGTATATTCCAGAGGGCCAGTGGCTTTGCCGACATTGTCTGCAGTCCCCTACACAACCCGCTAATTGCATCCTCTGTCCTAACAAGGGAGGAGCGGTCAAAAAGACGGAAGATGACCGATGGGGTCATGTGGTTTGTGCTTTATGGGTTCCAGAGGTTGGGTTCTCCAATACGGTCTTCATTGAGCCCATCGATGGTGTTGCAAACATCCCGCCTGCTCGATGGAAGCTAACCTGTTACCTCTGTAAAGAAAAAGGTGTTGGGGCTTGTATCCAGTGCCACAAAGCCAATTGCTACACTGCTTTCCATGTCAGCTGTGCGCAGAAGGCCGGTCTCTTTATGAAAATGGAGCCTATTAAAGAGTTGACTGACTCAGGTGTACCCACCTTCTCAGTAAAAAAGACAGCCTACTGTGGGGCCCACACCCCAAACGGCTCTGTTAAAAGGCCGCTTACAATATATAATGACACTAAAACAAATTACAGTCTTTGTCAGTCGGTGGACAAAAAGAGCAACAGGATAGGATTAAAAAAGCAGAAGAGACTTAAAAACAATGAGGTAGATGTTGTAGCCCCAGTTCCATCTGTGTCTGTACCCAGTGTTTCATCTGAAAG gTTAAACACAATCCTCAATCAAGTTTCTTTACAGAAGAAGGCGGAATTTGGCGAACTTATCTTGAACTATTGGACCCTTAAAAGACAATCAAGAAATGGAGTGCcactcaacagacgcctccaaacTAGCCTACATTCCCAGAAAAACACACAGCCG AAACAGTCAGAGGAGGAGACTCGCGCATTGAAGGAGCAACTGAAGGAGTGGCAACGGTTGAGACATGACCTTGAGCGAGCGCGACTCCTGCTGGAGCTGATTAGGAAGAGAGAGAAACTCAAGAGAGAGGAG ATAATGCTTCAGCAGACTTTAATGGAGATCCAACTCACTCCTTTCACAGTCCTTTTGAGAGCTGTGCTTGATCAGTTACAGGAGAAAGACCAGGCACGCATTTTTGCAGAGCCTGTCAGCATTAAAGAG GTGCCTGACTATATGGACCACATCATACACCCAATGGATTTTTCCACCATGAGCAAGCGCATTGATGCACAAGGCTACAAATATCTGGATGAATTTGAAGCAGACTTCAATCTCATTATTGAAAACTGCATGAAGTACAATGGAAAGGATACATTCTTCTACAGGGCAGCTGTTAGATTGAGAGACCAGGGTGGAGCTGTGCTCAGGAAAACTCGTCGAGATGTTCAGAGAATCGGCTTTGATTTTGAAACTGGCATGCACCTGCTTGAACAACCCAAGATTGAGCCATCTGCACCTTTCTCCTGGGAAGATG TGGACCGTTTATTGGTTCCAGCCAACCGGGAGCACATGTCATTTGAAGAGCAGTTGAGGGAGCTACTAGAAAAATTGGATCTAACTACAGCAATGAAATCTAGCCCGTCACGGAGCAGACGACTGAAGCTTCTCAAGAAAATCATCAGTGACGTGAGGATGGAGCTGAGTTTGAGGAAAGCTCTTCCTGCTGTTGAACTGAAGAATGCTGAGGAACAAGCTGGCCATATCCTTCAAAAAG GCGATAAATCTGTCCCACCTAAGCTTGAGCCATCTGTTTCTCTGCTGCCCCTCATTAACACGGGAAGTCACTCTGAGCCACCCACACTGAAACCTATTGAACCCTGTCCCAACAAACGCCAACATCAAAGGGATGGCATTTCCCAACCACTCAATGGACTCTCCCATCTGCAGATAGAGGACAGTGATGTGAGTGTAGTAGCTACATCAACTCTGGCTGAGCCATCAAGCCCAGTAAACCGACGGACTTCTGTGCTTTTCCGCAAATCAAAAAGCACAAGCCCTCATAAGCCCATGAATGATGGTGAAACTCCCAAGGGCAGTTCTCAGCTAGGTACAAAAACATTCCTGTCAGTCGTCATACCACGTCTGGAGACGCTGCTCCACACCAGAAAAAGGCCACGGAGTGCCAGTGGGGACAGTAGCAAGGACGAATCGCCCATCAAACGGCTGGACACAG GGTTGTCAAACGGTTTTGGCCTGAATCCGGAGAAGGAATTATCTTCTAGCAGGCAGTTGGAGCCTCGTCGTAGGTGCGCATCTGAATCCAGCATGTCTTCCAGCAGCAG CAGTATCGCACTTAATCTTCCCAAGTGTGGGAAGGGAAAACCAGCCCTCATCCGGAGGAACACAGTGGAGGACAAGAGTGAGATTATTGCTTGCATCGAGAGTAGAAACTTCGCCAAAGCTGCTAGAATAGCTGCTG AAAAATCTCGAGGGAACCAGCAGCAAATTAATCTTCCGGGTTTTGACGTCATCCCTGCACCACTAGTTCCAAATGAAGACAAACAGGGACCAAATACAGATATGCTCCAGTTTAAGCttcacaataataaataa